In Methanobacterium paludis, the following proteins share a genomic window:
- the nadC gene encoding carboxylating nicotinate-nucleotide diphosphorylase: MKEDIIKIIDDDIGFEDITTNALIPPDIVIKGKVICKEDGVVAGVVLASTIFKEFSILPSISKHDSEKVIAGDIIMEVEGDARTIITIERTVLNLLMRMSGIATMTSKIVNQVKKINDNVIVAGTRKTTPGLQFFEKDAIRAGGGDTHRYRLDDCVLIKDNHIAVVGDVGRAVELAKKYASFTKKIEIEVENREDALKAARAGADIIMFDNMGPDEIINVLSALENAGLRDRILIEVSGGINPDNVVEYAKTGVDVISMGYITHSAQALDISLDVV; encoded by the coding sequence ATGAAAGAAGATATAATTAAAATAATAGATGATGACATTGGATTTGAGGATATAACCACTAATGCGTTGATTCCTCCAGATATTGTGATTAAAGGGAAGGTAATATGCAAAGAGGATGGGGTAGTGGCAGGGGTTGTGCTGGCTTCAACCATCTTTAAGGAATTCTCAATTTTGCCTTCAATAAGTAAACATGATAGTGAGAAGGTGATTGCAGGGGACATAATAATGGAAGTAGAAGGTGATGCAAGAACCATTATTACCATTGAAAGAACTGTTTTGAATCTTCTAATGAGAATGAGCGGTATAGCAACCATGACTTCCAAAATTGTAAATCAAGTTAAAAAAATCAACGATAATGTAATTGTCGCAGGGACCCGCAAAACAACTCCAGGGTTGCAATTTTTTGAGAAGGATGCTATAAGGGCTGGTGGCGGGGATACACATCGTTACAGGCTTGATGATTGCGTCCTTATAAAAGATAACCACATTGCAGTTGTTGGTGATGTGGGAAGAGCTGTAGAGTTGGCCAAAAAATATGCAAGTTTCACAAAGAAGATAGAAATAGAAGTTGAAAATAGGGAAGATGCGTTAAAAGCTGCTCGAGCAGGGGCAGATATTATAATGTTTGATAATATGGGTCCTGATGAGATTATTAATGTTTTATCAGCTCTTGAAAATGCAGGCCTAAGAGATAGGATTTTAATTGAAGTTTCTGGTGGAATAAACCCGGATAATGTCGTTGAATATGCAAAAACGGGTGTTGATGTTATTTCGATGGGTTACATAACACACTCTGCACAGGCTTTGGATATTAGCCTTGATGTTGTATGA
- a CDS encoding mechanosensitive ion channel family protein has translation MTVDLLLNDPILKDLIVTAITLIAAFLIIEWTSYIIRKAGKQWNIDLTLIQVLNEIIKYTVIALALTIILNEIGINISGIVLSLGIVGIAVGFAARDTLSNFIAGFFILADKGFRVGDIIEISNQQGRVLKMGFRITTLKTADNKIINIPNSSFSKDLYINHTSVESRRVDLDVTIPYEMNLDNVTKSLKHAALGLGGVLTKPQPDIQIKELSDTGVKATLSLWIDDPWNVTDYRTSLAKEVKNILVDKNA, from the coding sequence GTGACAGTTGATTTGCTGCTGAATGATCCAATACTGAAAGATTTAATTGTTACAGCAATTACATTAATTGCGGCCTTTTTAATCATTGAATGGACATCTTATATCATTAGGAAAGCTGGAAAACAGTGGAATATTGATTTAACACTGATTCAAGTATTAAACGAAATAATAAAATATACTGTAATTGCCCTTGCATTGACCATAATACTCAATGAAATTGGAATCAATATAAGCGGTATTGTTTTAAGTTTGGGTATTGTGGGTATTGCAGTAGGTTTTGCAGCAAGGGACACCCTTTCAAACTTCATTGCAGGCTTTTTCATACTTGCAGATAAGGGTTTTAGAGTGGGGGACATTATAGAAATATCCAACCAGCAGGGAAGGGTTTTAAAAATGGGTTTCAGAATAACCACCCTAAAAACAGCTGATAACAAGATAATCAACATTCCAAATTCCTCTTTTTCAAAGGATCTGTACATAAACCACACCTCCGTTGAGAGTAGGAGGGTGGACTTAGACGTAACTATACCTTACGAAATGAATTTAGATAACGTGACCAAATCCTTAAAACATGCAGCATTAGGACTTGGAGGAGTTTTAACAAAACCTCAACCTGATATTCAGATAAAAGAACTTTCAGATACAGGTGTGAAGGCCACACTGAGTTTATGGATCGATGACCCATGGAACGTTACAGATTACAGAACATCCCTTGCAAAAGAAGTAAAAAATATCTTGGTAGATAAAAATGCGTAA
- a CDS encoding 4Fe-4S dicluster domain-containing protein, with protein sequence MVEIKIDEDACVGCGSCVDDCPNNVYEMDEEKGKTKVVKEQDCMACLSCHEICPAQAMEHLDIHVAKRLYIDRKVNDVIRKIV encoded by the coding sequence ATGGTTGAAATAAAAATAGACGAAGATGCATGTGTTGGATGTGGGTCTTGTGTGGACGACTGTCCTAACAATGTCTATGAAATGGACGAAGAAAAGGGCAAAACCAAAGTGGTGAAAGAACAGGATTGTATGGCTTGCTTATCCTGTCATGAAATCTGCCCTGCTCAGGCCATGGAACACTTGGACATACATGTGGCAAAACGGCTTTACATAGACAGAAAAGTGAACGATGTAATTAGAAAAATAGTATAA
- a CDS encoding class E sortase, translated as MRKYRLYSILIISLCALISLSIMAVVYENYPKLIKAQNSLKNYQEKMSSPVDALNPDGVSGSTYVGELVIPKLGVDCTIRSDTVNAYNAVYHYPESVAPGQAGECGILGHRTTYSGLFRDIGSLQINDQVIIMDSVLKKEYIYAVTSNGDDIRWDYKTNPVRFAQEGEARLLIMTCYPPGKKEAAYIVHCKLVSTEDI; from the coding sequence ATGCGTAAATATAGATTGTATTCCATCTTAATAATTTCGCTGTGTGCTCTAATCTCGTTAAGTATAATGGCAGTTGTTTATGAAAATTATCCTAAACTTATTAAAGCTCAAAACAGTTTAAAAAATTATCAGGAAAAAATGAGCAGCCCTGTAGATGCATTAAATCCTGATGGAGTTTCAGGATCCACCTACGTTGGAGAACTCGTAATTCCCAAACTTGGAGTGGACTGCACCATACGTTCAGACACTGTAAACGCTTACAATGCTGTTTATCATTATCCAGAAAGTGTTGCCCCTGGACAAGCAGGTGAATGCGGAATTTTAGGCCATAGAACAACATATTCTGGCCTATTTCGGGACATAGGTTCCCTCCAAATCAATGATCAGGTAATAATAATGGATTCTGTATTGAAAAAGGAATATATTTATGCGGTCACATCAAACGGTGATGATATCAGATGGGATTACAAGACGAATCCTGTTAGATTTGCCCAGGAAGGGGAAGCAAGACTTCTTATTATGACATGTTACCCTCCAGGTAAAAAAGAAGCTGCATATATAGTACACTGCAAGCTGGTGTCTACAGAAGATATTTAA
- the rnz gene encoding ribonuclease Z yields MELIFLGTSSAIPTNHRNHSAIAMKSFGEIMLFDCGEGTQRQMSRARLSPMKVDKIFITHFHGDHFLGVPGMVQSMAFRGRKEPLHIFGPEGLSKIVEKIKGLGYFSMSFEICVHEIPDGTPEGYDGSVDRSIEDDRSIKADETELNEKEGLNEGLFHEIKILEEEDYIVTCCKVEHSVPNLAYCITEKRAPKFIKEKALKLGVKPGPDFGKLQQGIPVKVGNRIIKPHEVLGSERQGRKIVYSGDTRPCDQMIKFAEDATVLIHESTFDSQNENKAYETGHSTAAKAAEIANKANVKKLIVTHISTRYKETSTLEKEAIDIFENSVLAEDLMSIEVERSDS; encoded by the coding sequence ATGGAGTTAATATTTCTCGGAACATCTTCTGCCATACCAACGAACCATAGAAATCATTCAGCAATAGCCATGAAAAGTTTTGGAGAGATTATGCTCTTTGACTGCGGAGAAGGGACCCAAAGACAGATGTCAAGGGCAAGATTAAGTCCTATGAAGGTGGATAAAATTTTCATAACCCACTTCCACGGGGACCATTTCCTAGGAGTTCCAGGAATGGTGCAATCAATGGCATTTAGAGGAAGGAAAGAACCTCTTCACATATTTGGACCAGAAGGACTTTCTAAAATTGTTGAAAAAATTAAAGGGTTAGGATACTTCTCAATGTCCTTTGAAATATGTGTCCATGAAATCCCTGATGGGACCCCTGAAGGTTACGATGGATCAGTGGATAGATCGATTGAAGATGATAGATCGATTAAAGCAGATGAAACTGAATTGAATGAAAAAGAAGGATTAAATGAAGGATTATTCCATGAAATCAAAATTTTAGAGGAAGAAGATTATATTGTAACCTGCTGTAAAGTAGAACATTCTGTTCCAAACCTTGCATATTGTATAACCGAAAAAAGAGCCCCTAAATTCATCAAAGAAAAGGCATTGAAATTGGGAGTAAAACCCGGACCGGATTTCGGTAAATTGCAACAAGGCATCCCTGTAAAAGTAGGTAACAGAATCATAAAACCCCATGAGGTTCTTGGCAGTGAAAGACAAGGTCGAAAAATCGTATACTCCGGTGATACACGGCCATGTGATCAAATGATAAAATTTGCAGAAGATGCAACCGTTCTTATACATGAATCAACATTTGACAGTCAAAATGAGAATAAAGCCTATGAAACTGGTCATTCAACAGCTGCAAAAGCAGCAGAGATTGCAAATAAAGCAAATGTGAAAAAATTGATAGTAACCCACATAAGTACACGGTACAAGGAGACGAGTACCCTTGAGAAAGAAGCCATCGACATATTTGAAAATTCTGTTCTTGCAGAGGATTTAATGAGTATAGAGGTGGAACGAAGTGACAGTTGA